The genomic DNA CTGGAGAAGTTCGGTGCCAGCGCCGTTCCGGTCGGTCAGCTCGAGGTCGCGCTCCAGGGCGTGTCGAAGGACGCTGACATCGTTGTGGCGTACGAGCCGGTCTGGGCCATCGGCTCGGGTCAGGCGGCGACGCCGCAGCAGGCGCAGGACGTCTGCGCGACACTGCGCGGCGTGATCGCGAAGGTTCTGGGGGAGGATGCGGCTGCTCGCACCCGCGTCCTCTACGGCGGCTCGGTGAAGTCCGCCAACATCGCCAGCTTCATGCGTGAGCCTGATGTGGACGGTGCCCTTGTCGGCGGCGCGAGCCTCGTCGTCGATGAGTTCGCAGCGATCATCCGTTTCCAGAAGCACGTCGGCGTGTGAGTGTGACGGGGCTGCGGCCCCGTCACACCGTATACTTGACCGTTACGAGGGCAAATCTGCCCTGGCGAAAGGCTCTTCTTCGTGGCAATTCTCGAGTTCGTCCTGCAGGTCGTGCTGGGTATCACCAGCGTCCTGCTGACCCTCCTCATCCTCCTCCACAAGGGCCGCGGTGGCGGCCTGTCCGACATGTTCGGTGGGGGAATGTCGTCGGCGGTCGGCTCGTCCGGTCTCGCGGAGCGGAACCTCAATCGCTTCACTGTGGTCTTGGCGCTGGTGTGGTTCGTCGCCATCGTCGCGCTGGGGCTCATCACGAAGTTCGAGGTGATCTGATGGCTACCGGTGGTAACGCCATTCGCGGCACGCGTGTCGGTTCTGGCCCGATGGGCGAGCAGGACCACGGCTATCATGCCGACCGCATTGCAGTGTCGTATTGGGACGGTCTCGGTAACGAGACGGTCCGCTACTTCGCCGCCGGTCTCCCGGACGAGGAGATCCCCGAGACCATCGACCACCCGCAGTCGGGCCTCCCGGCTGGCCGGGACAAGGAGAACCCGCCGGCTCTCGCCAAGCCGGAGCCGTACAAGACGCACCTCGCTTATGTGAAGGAACGTCGCACCGATGAGGAAGCCGTCCAGCTCCTGGAAGACGCCCTCACTCAGCTGCGCGAGCGTCGGGGTCAGTGACCACCACGCTCTGATGAAGAAACCGCCACGACTGAGTCGTGGCGGTTTCTTCGTCTGCGGTCAGCGGCAGCCCGCGGCAGCGTCGATGTACGACTGCGGGGGATAGCCGTACGCCCACACTCCGTTCGCATCATCGGTGAAGCCCATGCTGATCGCCCAGCCGGTCGCCCACTTCTCGATGCTGTCCTGAGTGGAGTCGTCGTACATGTCTGCGCACTTCACGCTGATGGCGTGGCCGACCTCGTGCGCGACGAGTGCCTGACTCATCGCGGACGGCCACTGCTCGGCCACGGAGTCGGACAGCTCGATCGTCGCGTAGCCGGGGTCGTCGTACCACCAGGTCGTGTATCCGCCCATGCCGCCGTCGAGTCCGAAGCCGTTGACGAGTTGAGCCCAGTCGAACTCGAGCAGCACACCGGGAGCCAGGCTTCGCGCGAAGGCCTCCACTTCGAGACGCGTGCC from Microbacterium sp. LWO13-1.2 includes the following:
- the secG gene encoding preprotein translocase subunit SecG, which produces MAILEFVLQVVLGITSVLLTLLILLHKGRGGGLSDMFGGGMSSAVGSSGLAERNLNRFTVVLALVWFVAIVALGLITKFEVI
- a CDS encoding RNA polymerase-binding protein RbpA: MATGGNAIRGTRVGSGPMGEQDHGYHADRIAVSYWDGLGNETVRYFAAGLPDEEIPETIDHPQSGLPAGRDKENPPALAKPEPYKTHLAYVKERRTDEEAVQLLEDALTQLRERRGQ